The DNA region AGCCATTAATGAAAAACACATGGGTTTGAAAAGTATATTCAAACCACTGCTGGAATCGGTCAATTCCGCCAATTACCAAACAGAGCATCATCAGCCCCACGGCGATCTTCAGGGCCATACGGTCGTTATTGCTCCGCAAAGAAAGGGTTCTCAGTTCCCCCAACTCCCGGTGTAATGCCAGGGCAAAGATAGCAATGACAATGATAAGATCCATATTCTCCATCTCCCGGTTACTTTAATGTGGGTCCATATTGAAGTATAGCAATGTATTGACTCGGCTAGTCCAGTTGTAAGTCAACTGTAAGGGTTGTTTAATTATTAAACATTATTTCACCGTTCGAATCCTGATTACAGTTTAATGAAAAACTATTAGTTGCCGTTTCTGGACGATTGCAAGGCCAGCATGAGGTAATCGGCGCTGGCACGGTTGGTGGCAACTGGTATATTCTTAAGGGTCGCCACCCGAAGCAGGGCCTTAACATCGGGGTCATGTGGCTGAGCGGTCAGCGGATCCCAAAAGAACACCAGCATGTCGATAGCCCCATCCACAATTCGGGCGCCAATCTGTAAATCACCGCCTAGGGGGCCGCTCTTCAGGGCAGTTACCGCCAATCCAGTCTCTTTGCTCACTTTGTTGCCGGTGGTTCCGGTGGCAAAAAGAGAGTGCGCGCTAAGCAAATCATAATGCTCCCGGCACCATTCCACCATCTCCTCCTTGCATTTATCATGGGCAATCAGAGCAATCTGCTTTTTCTCCATGCCGCCACCTCGCTTATCGCTATTTTACACGGCCAAAACGACCATCGCAACCCGCAAATTCACGCTAAACAACTGAAAGTCAATAAAAAGAGGCCTTACGGCCTCATTAGCGCTTAGATTTTCTGGTCAACTGCCGCATGATTGAGGAAAAACACTGCCACGCCACCGATGCCAATATGACAGCCGAGAACGCTGCCCACCTTGTTCACGATAAAATCCTTGTAGCCCAAAGTCTCTTCAATCAGCTGCTGCAGTCGTGAAGCCGCCTCGGGATCGTCGGCATGGCTGATGGCGATGGTTTGTTCAACCTTGGCACAACGTTCCTGCATCAAGGTAAGTAAACGGCGGATGGCCTTATTCTTGCCCCGCACCTTTTCTAAGGGTAGCATTAAGCCTTCCTTAACATGTAAAATTGGTTTGATACTCAGCAGACTGCCGATGAAAGCGCTGGTCCGGCTCACCCGGCCACCCCGGAACAGGTATTCCAAATCGTCCACTGTGAATAGATGTTCGGTATGACGCCCCCAGTGCTTTACGGCAGCGGTAATCGTTGTCATATCACTGCCAGCCCGGGCCATCTCAGCCGCTTTTTGCACCACCAGCCCCTGCCCCAGGGAACCGCAGCCACTGTCAATCACCTCAATCTGAAAATCAGGAAAGCGCTCCTTCACTGCCCTTGCGGTTAGCATTCCCGTCTGACAAGTGCCGGACATCTTAGAAGAAAAGCCAATGTATATGCATTTCCTGCCCGCCTTTGCATAGCGGGTAAACACTTCCTCAAAAATCGCCTGGGTTGTCTGCCCGGTTCGGGGCAATTTCCCTGCCCGCATCGCTGCATAAACATCGTCAGGACTGATATCCTGGCCATCCACGTATTCTTTGCCGTCGAGAAGCACAAGTAATGGAATCACTTCGATATCGTAAGTCTGCAAAACTTCTGCCGGTAAATCGCAACCGCTGTCGGTGAGAATCTTCACTGTCATCTAATTCGTTCGCCCCCTTGTGTTCCTTTTCATTATAACATATTACTACACTAACCTAAAAAAATCCTTCCCGAGAATCAAAAAAGTCCGGAAACCCGGACTTCTTCGGTAAACTAGTCTTCATCCACTAAAACCGGTTTCTGCCATGTCCCTTTACTCAACCGGCTGAGCAGAGAATAAAGAAGCGGAATGACCAAAAGCAAAAGCAATGTTCCCACCAGCTGGCCGCCAATAATTGTAATCGCCATTGGCGCCTGCAGCTGGCTGCCGGAACCCAGCCCCAATGCCAGGGGAAACAGGCCCAGCACAGTGGTTATGGTGGTCATCATGATTGGACGCAGCCGGGAAGTGGCGCCTTCGGTCACAGCTTCGAGCAAGGGGCTGCCGGCCAACCGCTTCTGGTTTATCAGATCCACCATAATAATCCCGTCATTGACCAAGATGCCGGTCAGAACCACGGCGCCAATCAGGGCAGGGATGCTGAGGGTGTTGCCGGTAATCAATAGCGCCAGAATTGATCCGGCCAGAGCCAGGGGAATGCTGCAGATAATGATAAATGGATTGAGGAAAGACTCAAATTGAGCTGCCATCACCAGGTATACAAGAATCGCGGAAACAATTAAAATCGTCTCCAGCTCGGAAAAGGCATCATCCATCATATCAAAAGCACCGGCGGACTTAATGCTGTATCCAGGCGGCAGCACGAGGGAATCCAGGGCCTCCAGGGCCGCATCAGTGGCAGCGCCCAGGTCAATACCGGAGTAGTGAGCAGAAATCTGACCCACCATCTGCCGGTCCTCCCGGGGTAAAGTAGCGGGACCCCATGCCTCGGAGAACTGGGCAACCTCGCCCAATTCAAGCCACCCGCCGGCGGCGCTATGAATGGGAAGGGTGTGAAAGTCCTCAACGGAACTAAGCTCATCCCGGTTATAGCTCAACATCAATTGATAGAGACCGTCTCCATCTTCAACCCGGGCCACGGGGATCCCTTCCATGGCCATGCGCAGCGTGTTGGCAACCTGGTAGATGCTGATACCCTTTTGCAGGGCCAGGGGATGATTAACTTCGACATGCATCTCCGGACGCACTTCATCCCGGTTAGACTGGATATCTGACAGGAAGTCCAGTTCCGCCAGCACTGCCATCGCCTCATCGGTCAGGTGGTCGATTATTTCCGCGTCTTCGCCCTGGATTACCAGCTCCAGCCGGGATTCCAACCCGGCTGTTTCCAGCAACGAGTCACGATTGAAGGTCACCGCTGCTTCCGGGTTCAGCGCCTCCACCTCGAGGCGTAATTCATCAATCAGACTTTCGATATCCTCCACATGATCTTCAGCAACCACTACCCGCATCCGCGCCTCGTTGGAAACACCGCTTTGCACGGCAAGCCCCAAAAACTGGGGGGCGCCGGCTCGGGCATCGTAAAAATCAACCTCCGGCCGCTGGCCAATCAAATTTTCTACCGACTCCAGGTATTCATTGGTGATGCGTAGACTAGTTCCTGGTGGCAAACGCATGTCGATGGTGAAGGACGGTTCCGGAGGAGCGGGAAACAAATCCATACCCATAAAAGTAAACCCAACACCGCCGACAATTAGAAACACCAAGACCGCTGCTAATGTCGCCCAGGGCCGCCTTAGCACCAGCGCAAGGGCCTGACTATATATCCGGGGCGGCGCCAAGCGGGGCATTTGCCTGCTCTTGCCCAAAAATCTCGAGGCCATCAGGGGAATTAACGTAAACGAAACCAATAGTGAGGCGGCTAGGGCAAAGCTGACGGTCAAGGCAAATTCCTGGAATAACTCACCGGCCAAACCGCTGACAAACACCACCGGGAAAAACACACTCACAGTGGTCAGGGTGGAGGCAAGGATTGCCCCTGCCACCTCCCGGGTTCCGGTGAGGGCGGCCTGGGCAGCAGATTTGCCCATCTGTAAATGGCGATAGATATTCTCGCTGACGACAATCGCGTTGTCCACCAAAAGTCCTGCCGCCAGGGCCATGGCGCCCATGGTCATGATATTAACTGTCAGCTTGGCAAAATAAAGCAGTGTGAAAGTAAACAGCAGCGAAATCGGGATGGCGGCGCCGATGAAGAGCGTGGTTCGAAAATCCTTGAGGAAGAGTATGAGGACAAGAACGGCCAACACAGCTCCTCCCAAGAGCGATTGAACCAGGTCCCGGAGCGCGTCCTCAATATCCGCGGCCTGGTCGTATACATAATAGAAACTGAAAGTAGTGCCGCCCACCGAGAACTCCTCGGATATCCGATCCAGTTCTGCCCGCACCTGACGGGCGACAGCGACCGTGTTGGCAGACCCCTCTTTTTGCACGCTGAGCCCGATGCTGGGAGTGCCGTTAAGCCGGGATATTGTCTGGGTGGCATGGACATCCTTTTTGATTTCGGCGATGCTGCTGAGCCGGATTGGCGTCAAGGGGAAATCGTCGTCGAGGCCGGGAATCTGGCCGCTTTGGGAGGAGACTATCATTGCCATCGCCATCTCCACCAGGGCAGCTTCCAACTCCCGGGAGGCCTGATCAAGTTCCCGTGTCAGCTCCTGCTGCATCCGGGTATACCAGCGGTCGAAATCCGGTACTTCCGCCACCGGCAAAGCCAATAGCTGCTCCCAGTCGATGTCTTCCGGCACAGGCACCCAGTATTCCGGGTCATCATCATCGGCGTTCTCATCATCGTTTTCAGCTTCCTCGTCTTCTTCGTTGGGAAGCTGATCGTCAATCAGGTCATCGATATCTTCCGGAGTGAGGCCGTAGTCCTCAAGAAAATCAGGGTTGAGAATTATGTTCACAATCTCGTTCAATTCATCCCGGTCCAACTCTTCAATTACATCCCGGAGATAAATTGTCTGTGTTGGAATCTCCAAATCTCGCTCGGCGGGCAAGGCCTCTGCCAGAGCCCGGTTCAAGTCCACGTTGAACTCTCCCTGCAACTGTTGCTCCAGGGCGGAATAATCGACATCGAAGCCGACAATCATGTCTGCCAGGGCATGTTGCTCGTGGGAATGGCCCAAAAACCGCAGCCGCAATTGCCGGTCTTCCAGCTCAACAATCCCCGCAGGCAAGTCATGGAGGCTGCCGCCAAGTATGCCAGTTACCTGGTCAAAGGAAATCCCGTATTCCTTCATGGCAGCTGGGGACAGCCGCACAAAATAATCCTCCTCCACCTGCCCCTGGAAATCCACGGTCGCCACTCCTGGTATGCTTTCCAGGCGCGGTCGCACCTGCTGGCTCAACCATTGGGTAAGCTCGGCATTGCTGACATTACCGGTGGCAGAAAGCTCCATCACAGGCAGTAGAGTCGGGTCAAATTCAAGGACAAATGGCTGTTCCACCCCATCGGGCAAAGTCAACAAGCCCAGGTTCATCTCCACCTCTTCCCGGGCCGCCTTCATATCGGCGCCCCATTGAAATTGGAGAATCGCCAGAGACACACTCTCCTGGGATATTGAGCTGAGCTTGGTCAGCCCCCCAACCACCGACAGACGATCCTCCACCGGTTCGGTGACCATATTTAACGTCTCCTGGGGTGAACTGCCGGGAAAGACCGTGATCACCGCCAACACTGGCGGCTGAATATCCGGTAGTAGATCCAAGGGTGTAAAAAGGAGTGAAACGACGCCAATAACCACACACAGACAAATCAGGGTCAGGGTAGCCACGGGACGTTTGATTGCCAGATAAGGTAGTTTCATTATATTTTCCTCCCCGCCCGAGTAGATGCTTCCATTATAACAAATGACCGGACAATGTGTGAATACAGGGCCGGTCACAATCGTTTATTAGCCTGCCCACGGATACATGTCGCACGCAGACGGCAGAATATATAATATACCAGGAAAGGCGGTGCATACATGCGACAAACCTCAGTTATACTTTTGCTCCTACTATTGACCGGGTGCGCCCTCTGGCCGTTCTCCGACAACGCAGACGATAATCTGCTTCCGGAGCAGGGCTTTACCCGGATGGAGGCCGAGGAGTTGCCGGAACCGGTCCGGGAGCAGCTGGAAAATATCCGCACAATGTTCGTTGGTATGGACGTATTCTATGAAGACCGCCGTTATATCCTTGTCAGTTACGGCGAACAGCCCAGTGGTGGCTATAACGCGGAGATAACTGATGTCACAGTGGGGGACAGCGCTGTAACAATTACGGTGCATTTCACCGAACCGGAGCCTGGATCCCAGGTGACAGACCAGATAACCTGGCCTCGGGACAGCGGCTGGATCAGCGAGCGCATGCTGCCGGTGCAGTTTGCGGCAACCGGCATTGATACCCATGTGCCCCATCTGATTGGCATAGACAACTTACCGCCAATTGTCGCCGAGTCTCGGTGGGTCAAACTCTTTGAACCGGCGCCGGTAACCACTATCGGCAATGAATTCACTGTTTCCGGCGTAGCCAATGTCTTTGAAGGCAGCTTGCTCTGGCGCCTGCTGACAGTTGACGGGAACGTCCTGGTAGAAGGAATGGACATCGCAGGCATGGGCGATTGGTATCCCTTTGAGTTTACTGTAGAAGTGCCGGAAACTGAGGTAACGGAACTGGCACTGGAAGTGTTCACTGAGAGCGCCAAGGACGGCAGTGTGGAGAACCTGGTTACAGTTCCCCTGACCTCAGCCCAAGATTAAGGAGACCGCGCTTCAATCAGCGCGGTCTTTTCCTTTACGTTTTAATTTATCCAGCTTGGCCTGAATCTTTTGCTTCTGGGCCAAAGTCTCGTCAGGCTTTGAGAGTGCCCGCACTATTTGGCCGTCCACAATCTCCGCTTCAATTATATCTCCCTCTCCAGTGCCTTTTGGCAAATCAGCTACAGGCACCACGTGCTGAACTTGCTCAGCTTCCCGCAGCAGCAGCCGGGCCAGGCCCTGGGTTATGGAGTCTACAGTATATAGTTTCATGGCAACCTCCTACTGATTGGGCGCTGTAAAGATTTCCTGTTCACTGGCGCTGTATTCGGTGCTGATGCTAAGACCCTCTCCATCACTGTGCATCACCACTGTGCCGTGCAAGTCGGTGCGAAACACTTCCACATCTGCCCCCCGCAACATCTCAAGAGTTTCGCGATGGGGATGGCCGTACTGGTTGCCGGTCCCACATGAGATAACAACATATCTGGGGCGCACAACCTGAAAGAAATCCGGGCCAGTGGACGTGCTGCTGCCGTGGTGGCCAGCTTTAAGCACGGCGCTGCGCACCGGATAACCGGCGCCGAGGATTTCCCGCTCCGAGCCCAGCTCGGCATCTCCGGTGAACATAAAGCTGTCACTGCCAAAGGATAGTCGCACAACAATCGAGGCCTCATTCAAATTCGACCGGGACGGCTCAGCGGGGTGCAACACTGTGAGAGACGCGCCTCCACCAAGTCCAACCGGCGCCATTCCCGCCCTTGCCTCAACAAAATTTATGTCATTCGCTATGATT from Bacillota bacterium includes:
- a CDS encoding methylglyoxal synthase, with the translated sequence MEKKQIALIAHDKCKEEMVEWCREHYDLLSAHSLFATGTTGNKVSKETGLAVTALKSGPLGGDLQIGARIVDGAIDMLVFFWDPLTAQPHDPDVKALLRVATLKNIPVATNRASADYLMLALQSSRNGN
- a CDS encoding DegV family protein; this encodes MTVKILTDSGCDLPAEVLQTYDIEVIPLLVLLDGKEYVDGQDISPDDVYAAMRAGKLPRTGQTTQAIFEEVFTRYAKAGRKCIYIGFSSKMSGTCQTGMLTARAVKERFPDFQIEVIDSGCGSLGQGLVVQKAAEMARAGSDMTTITAAVKHWGRHTEHLFTVDDLEYLFRGGRVSRTSAFIGSLLSIKPILHVKEGLMLPLEKVRGKNKAIRRLLTLMQERCAKVEQTIAISHADDPEAASRLQQLIEETLGYKDFIVNKVGSVLGCHIGIGGVAVFFLNHAAVDQKI
- a CDS encoding efflux RND transporter permease subunit, giving the protein MKLPYLAIKRPVATLTLICLCVVIGVVSLLFTPLDLLPDIQPPVLAVITVFPGSSPQETLNMVTEPVEDRLSVVGGLTKLSSISQESVSLAILQFQWGADMKAAREEVEMNLGLLTLPDGVEQPFVLEFDPTLLPVMELSATGNVSNAELTQWLSQQVRPRLESIPGVATVDFQGQVEEDYFVRLSPAAMKEYGISFDQVTGILGGSLHDLPAGIVELEDRQLRLRFLGHSHEQHALADMIVGFDVDYSALEQQLQGEFNVDLNRALAEALPAERDLEIPTQTIYLRDVIEELDRDELNEIVNIILNPDFLEDYGLTPEDIDDLIDDQLPNEEDEEAENDDENADDDDPEYWVPVPEDIDWEQLLALPVAEVPDFDRWYTRMQQELTRELDQASRELEAALVEMAMAMIVSSQSGQIPGLDDDFPLTPIRLSSIAEIKKDVHATQTISRLNGTPSIGLSVQKEGSANTVAVARQVRAELDRISEEFSVGGTTFSFYYVYDQAADIEDALRDLVQSLLGGAVLAVLVLILFLKDFRTTLFIGAAIPISLLFTFTLLYFAKLTVNIMTMGAMALAAGLLVDNAIVVSENIYRHLQMGKSAAQAALTGTREVAGAILASTLTTVSVFFPVVFVSGLAGELFQEFALTVSFALAASLLVSFTLIPLMASRFLGKSRQMPRLAPPRIYSQALALVLRRPWATLAAVLVFLIVGGVGFTFMGMDLFPAPPEPSFTIDMRLPPGTSLRITNEYLESVENLIGQRPEVDFYDARAGAPQFLGLAVQSGVSNEARMRVVVAEDHVEDIESLIDELRLEVEALNPEAAVTFNRDSLLETAGLESRLELVIQGEDAEIIDHLTDEAMAVLAELDFLSDIQSNRDEVRPEMHVEVNHPLALQKGISIYQVANTLRMAMEGIPVARVEDGDGLYQLMLSYNRDELSSVEDFHTLPIHSAAGGWLELGEVAQFSEAWGPATLPREDRQMVGQISAHYSGIDLGAATDAALEALDSLVLPPGYSIKSAGAFDMMDDAFSELETILIVSAILVYLVMAAQFESFLNPFIIICSIPLALAGSILALLITGNTLSIPALIGAVVLTGILVNDGIIMVDLINQKRLAGSPLLEAVTEGATSRLRPIMMTTITTVLGLFPLALGLGSGSQLQAPMAITIIGGQLVGTLLLLLVIPLLYSLLSRLSKGTWQKPVLVDED
- a CDS encoding protease complex subunit PrcB family protein — encoded protein: MRQTSVILLLLLLTGCALWPFSDNADDNLLPEQGFTRMEAEELPEPVREQLENIRTMFVGMDVFYEDRRYILVSYGEQPSGGYNAEITDVTVGDSAVTITVHFTEPEPGSQVTDQITWPRDSGWISERMLPVQFAATGIDTHVPHLIGIDNLPPIVAESRWVKLFEPAPVTTIGNEFTVSGVANVFEGSLLWRLLTVDGNVLVEGMDIAGMGDWYPFEFTVEVPETEVTELALEVFTESAKDGSVENLVTVPLTSAQD
- a CDS encoding DUF3006 domain-containing protein, with the translated sequence MKLYTVDSITQGLARLLLREAEQVQHVVPVADLPKGTGEGDIIEAEIVDGQIVRALSKPDETLAQKQKIQAKLDKLKRKGKDRAD